Proteins from one Podospora pseudoanserina strain CBS 124.78 chromosome 1, whole genome shotgun sequence genomic window:
- a CDS encoding hypothetical protein (EggNog:ENOG503PFDA; COG:S): MPRVSINPLLPAPSNPPVPLPQVPGPKLEPFTPTAHADIEFLMYLGRDEDKDSYVWKVNINGNGPYALKMFKFNTWEYLGQCYGRWLSKRLAKPQFYADYFDPFNCECRVYGRLKQEQREELAVRSHGYLLLSSEQAHQVANLMGRSRDDPDDDDPATLYGHNFWDRDEQHRGHPVKAIVKEFVSDGGEGFNKTQVAKLWDDLKEFRKLGILVRDITIHNYIGGKLIDFSRAWTVYHPLFDWTTDSHVTDHLEMEAQELIDLLYTWARVTDQSGFKLPKGLKEHSMGEDESTDLNPGLYDWRKWEADQEAAQIFVDKTLVEKVDE, encoded by the coding sequence ATGCCTCGCGTTTcgatcaaccccctcctccctgccccctcaaacccaccGGTGCCCCTCCCTCAGGTGCCCGGTCCCAAACTGGAACCCTTCACACCCACCGCCCATGCCGACATTGAATTTCTCATGTATCTCGGTCGTGACGAGGATAAGGATTCCTATGTCTGGAAGGTCAACATCAATGGCAATGGGCCCTACGCCCTCAAGATGTTCAAATTTAACACATGGGAATACCTCGGCCAGTGCTACGGACGGTGGTTATCCAAGAGACTCGCAAAGCCCCAGTTTTACGCAGACTACTTTGACCCATTCAATTGTGAGTGTCGCGTCTATGGCCGCCTAAAGCAAGAGCAACGCGAAGAACTCGCCGTCCGGAGCCATGGCTATCTTCTTCTCTCGTCCGAACAGGCGCACCAAGTCGCCAACCTGATGGGTCGCTCCCGCGATGATCCCGACGACGATGACCCTGCCACACTGTACGGCCACAATTTCTGGGATCGAGACGAGCAACATCGCGGCCATCCTGTCAAGGCAATTGTCAAGGAATTCGTGTCGGATGGCGGCGAAGGGTTCAACAAGACACAGGTCGCGAAATTGTGGGATGACCTTAAAGAGTTTCGGAAGCTCGGCATCCTGGTTCGCGACATCACAATCCACAACTACATTGGAGGGAAGCTCATCGACTTTAGTCGAGCTTGGACCGTCTATCACCCGCTGTTTGACTGGACCACAGATAGCCATGTGACGGACCACCTTGAGATGGAGGCCCAAGAGCTCATCGATCTCTTGTACACTTGGGCAAGGGTCACTGATCAATCTGGTTTCAAGCTCCCAAAAGGTCTGAAGGAGCATTCGATGGGCGAGGATGAAAGCACGGACCTCAATCCAGGCTTGTACGACTGGAGAAAGTGGGAAGCCGATCAAGAGGCAGCACAGATCTTTGTTGATAAGACACTGGTTGAGAAGGTAGATGAGTAA
- a CDS encoding hypothetical protein (COG:P; EggNog:ENOG503NY5B): protein MLNSHVTTSLLQQPASATIRRAFISNSSSSFPSSLARSGPFRFSTSSPSLLRHCSSDSHSSSSNSNSNSNLPKATPSSEKSTWRAMAEKDISQYLRETHDRVFEHNRAWAAEKKKADPEFFSNLSAGQNPEYLWIGCSDSRIPAEQITGLEPGHAFVHRNIANLVCNTDLNVMSVINYAVHHLQVKHIVVCGHYGCGGVKAAMTAKDMGILNPWLRNIRDVYRLHEKELDAIKDEDERYNRLVELNVIEQCNNVVKTAVVQRSFAKNSFPIVHGWVFGFNDGLLRNLEIDFEGMLKDIQKIYNLTDS, encoded by the coding sequence ATGCTCAACTCACATGTCACCACGTCGCTCTTGCAGCAGCCAGCCTCCGCCACTATCCGACGCGCTTTtatctccaactcctcctcctctttcccttcttctcttgccaGGTCCGGACCGTTTCGCTTctccacttcttctccttccctcctccgccattgCTCCTCTgactcccactcctcatcatcaaactcaaACTCaaactccaacctccccaaagccaccccctcatccgaAAAATCCACCTGGCGCGCCATGGCTGAAAAGGACATCTCCCAGTACCTCCGCGAAACCCACGACCGCGTGTTTGAGCACAACCGCGCCTGggccgccgagaagaagaaggccgaccCCGAATttttctccaacctctcggCCGGCCAAAACCCGGAGTACCTCTGGATAGGGTGCTCCGACTCCCGCATCCCCGCCGAGCAAATCACCGGCCTTGAACCCGGCCATGCCTTTGTCCACCGCAACATCGCCAATTTGGTCTGCAACACGGATTTGAACGTCATGTCGGTCATCAACTACGCCGTGCACCACTTACAGGTCAAGCACATCGTCGTGTGCGGGCATTATGGATGCGGCGGTGTCAAGGCTGCCATGACGGCCAAGGACATGGGCATCTTGAACCCCTGGTTGAGAAACATCAGGGATGTGTACAGGTTGCatgagaaggagctggatgcgatcaaggatgaggacgagagGTATAATAGGCTGGTGGAGTTGAACGTGATTGAGCAGTGCAATAACGTGGTCAagacggcggtggtgcaGCGGAGCTTTGCGAAGAACAGCTTTCCGATTGTGCACGGGTGGGTGTTTGGGTTTAATGATGGGTTGCTGAGGAACTTGGAGATTGACTTTGAGGGGATGTTGAAGGATATTCAGAAGATTTATAACTTGACTGACAGTTGA
- a CDS encoding hypothetical protein (EggNog:ENOG503P0QV; COG:M; COG:W) produces the protein MVFGLSSLRSAPCLPTALLAIIAALGCAPMAARAADLESVLAGQTNMTTFRELVKDHPDIFTKLPSGITIAAPNDNAFDKLGNFDEWRDNKTHVEAVLKYHVMPKVVSMPSIIKGDSIWAPTLLTDPAFSPIKGGQRLILTKQPGGEVVFTSGFANRGTVLVEDIEWDKGLVQVIDSVMRIPENLESTARNAYHDMTAFLGALYAADLYDELILPAKDITIFAPTNAAFQKLASTFSTLPKAQLRSILRYHIIPGEVSQIWEFKNASSLATAEKNQSIHILRHTNFIFANSAQMLQTDILIANGAVHLIDNVLNPKSNITRPDVEATSQKPVFTVAGTQTGTGTAVPTPFTEHLPCTVSCPVTEVASRTETTGGPTRTVQQGGVGPTSTNGGVGGARCTGMVGVGMGAVMGVGAWIGL, from the exons ATGGTCTTTGGACTGTCATCTCTTCGCTCGGCACCATGCCttcccaccgccctcctcgccatcataGCCGCCTTGGGTTGCGCACCAATGGCCGCCAGGGCAGCGGACTTGGAAAGTGTCCTTGCTGGTCAAACGAATATGACCACGTTTCGTGAGCTGGTCAAG GATCACCCCGATATCTTCACCAAGCTCCCCTctggcatcaccatcgcGGCCCCCAACGACAATGCTTTTGACAAGCTCGGCAACTTTGACGAATGGCGCGACAACAAAACCCACGTCGAAGCCGTCCTTAAATACCACGTCATGCCCAAGGTAGTCTCTATGCCATCCATTATCAAAGGCGACTCCATCTGGGcacccaccctcctcaccgaccCAGCCTTTTCCCCCATCAAGGGTGGCCAACGCCTCATCCTGACCAAACAACCCGGCGGGGAAGTAGTCTTCACCTCCGGCTTCGCCAACCGCGGCACAGTCCTCGTCGAAGACATAGAATGGGACAAGGGCCTCGTCCAAGTAATCGACTCGGTCATGCGCATCCCCGAAAATCTCGAGTCCACCGCTCGCAACGCCTACCACGACATGACTGCCTTCCTCGGCGCGCTCTACGCAGCCGATCTCTACGACGAGCTAATCCTCCCCGCCAAAGACATCACCATCTTCGCCCCTACCAACGCCGCCTTTCAGAAGCTCGCCAGCaccttctccaccctccccaaagcACAGCTGAGATCCATCCTCAGGTACCACATCATCCCCGGCGAAGTCTCACAAATCTGGGAATTCAAAAACGCCTCCTCTCTCGCTACCGCCGAGAAGAATCAGTCgatccacatcctccgtcACACCAACTTCATCTTTGCGAACTCGGCTCAGATGCTGCAGACTGATATTCTCATTGCGAATGGGGCGGTTCACTTGATTGATAACGTGCTGAATCCCAAATCCAACATAACGAGGCCGGATGTGGAGGCTACGTCGCAGAAGCCGGTTTTCACGGTGGCAGGGACCCAaacggggacggggacggcaGTGCCGACGCCGTTTACGGAGCATTTGCCTTGTACGGTGAGCTGTCCCGTGACGGAGGTTGCGAGTAGGACGGAGACGACGGGAGGGCCGACGAGGACTGTGCAgcagggaggggttggtccTACTTCTACGAatgggggtgtgggaggggcgAGGTGTACGGGGATGGTTGGGGTGGGCATGGGCgcggtgatgggggttggggcttGGATTGGTTTGTAG